The genomic region AGGCTGAATATGGGCGGCCTGCTGGCAGAGGAAGTGTGCCTGCGGGCCGGTATTGACAAGCATGTTGTGGCAGGGGAGGTGTCTGACTTTGATAGGGTATTGGAGGCATTGAAATCAGTTTTTCGTCCGATCGAGGATGGGAAACTTGAGCCGCATATCGTGGTAAAGGATGGTAAGAACGTAGATGTGGTGGCGTTCGGGCTTGAACGATACAGCGGGTTCGAGACCCTGAAGTTTAATAGTTTTAACATGGCGCTGGATGAATATTTCAGCGCAGGAATAGAGGTCGTAACCCCTGCACAGGTAAAAGAGGTGAAAAAGGAGAGTGTGCTTGATAGGCGACTTTTGCAGCAGCAGCAGGCGATCGAGAAGTTCGCCAAACAGGCGGATCAGTTGAAGCAGACCGGGGATCTGATTTATGCCCATTACCAGACCATTGAAGAGACGGTAAAGGCCATCAGTGAGGCCAGGGAACGGCTGGGCTGGGATGAGATACAGGCCCGCCTGAAGGGTGCAGATACACCGCAGGCTAAACTCATCAGGTCCATAGACCCGAGTAAAGGAACGCTGACGCTGGAACTGGATGGGCAAAAAGTACTGGTCGACATTAAATTGACCATACCCCAGAATGCCCAGCTGTTTTACGATAAGGCAAAGAAGATATCGGGCAAGAGGTTAGGGGCCGAGCGGGCCATTCTCCAGACCGAGAAGTTGATGGCCAGGAAGGCTGAACCGGATAAGCAAAGGAAAGGCGGTAAGATAAAGGTGAAGCCCCGCTGGTATGACAGGTTCAGGTGGTTCGAGTCGTCTGATGGCTTTTTAGTGGTGGGCGGCAGGGATGCCGGCACCAATGAGGATGTGGTAAAGAAGTACATGGAGAAGCGGGATATCTTCTTCCATACCGAAGCTCCGGGCTCGCCTGCTGTTGTCATCAAGACCGAAGGCAGGGAAGTGCCGAAAACGACGCTTGAAGAGGCTGCCAGGTTCGTGGTCTCCAA from ANME-2 cluster archaeon harbors:
- a CDS encoding NFACT family protein → MKEEMTSVDVAAIVSEFNTGELSLVDAKIGKIYQTNYDEMRMTLNIYGQGRHNLVIQAGKRVHLTQHPRAAPQLPQGFPMLLRKHVMAGRIKKISQHDFDRIIEFEIIRADVTTKLIAELFARGNIILTDDEGRIIQPMKPVSFKDRTLRRGEIYELPPAQLRPLDMTSEKLADIFSESDSDIVRTLATRLNMGGLLAEEVCLRAGIDKHVVAGEVSDFDRVLEALKSVFRPIEDGKLEPHIVVKDGKNVDVVAFGLERYSGFETLKFNSFNMALDEYFSAGIEVVTPAQVKEVKKESVLDRRLLQQQQAIEKFAKQADQLKQTGDLIYAHYQTIEETVKAISEARERLGWDEIQARLKGADTPQAKLIRSIDPSKGTLTLELDGQKVLVDIKLTIPQNAQLFYDKAKKISGKRLGAERAILQTEKLMARKAEPDKQRKGGKIKVKPRWYDRFRWFESSDGFLVVGGRDAGTNEDVVKKYMEKRDIFFHTEAPGSPAVVIKTEGREVPKTTLEEAARFVVSNSSVWKSGRVDGDCYWVTSEQVSKTPESGEYVPRGSFIIRGKRNYMSAIVGAAIGIRIEGGIKFFGGPPEAVRGRAQYIVEVEPGEFSQNDIAKKVYKMLVDMIGDRALVKSIASADKIAMMLPPGESRVVKKG